A section of the Pochonia chlamydosporia 170 chromosome 2, whole genome shotgun sequence genome encodes:
- a CDS encoding bicyclomycin resistance protein (similar to Metarhizium acridum CQMa 102 XP_007807542.1), which produces MEDSAPASLSSSRRRSEPEMTQVTTFNTARHHDRQPAQESEQSDHSQADYNQDDPYGNFQVRRAIRTMNAAFDWTGPNDPDNPRNFPLSIRLFSTIAITGLAFVATVAGAMYAPAQEDVSAKFNCSPELAVLPLSMYNLGLAFGPMVGAPLSETYGRKAVFLVTGPIFAAFMTGSGFSNSLASLTACRFFAGMFSSSLINNAPATIMDSATGKLRGVSLSIYYTLPSFGAALGPLMGGFIVQAGGWRWTQWTAVFMAVGFYIPVCFTPETYKKVILRRRAIRLGLDTSSQRTSPGRAFRYFATVLIQRPLHMLFTEPIVTAISLYNGFLYGLLYTFVIAVPWIFREYYGFDKTGESLSFLGLMIGTLLASTPLVLIDLKYYQKRLAQWRATHPPDDDGVEEPLPSEHRLIGAMIGSLLLPTSLFITAWTAQNRVHWIVPIIFQGCVMLSSLLIYASATMFMLDAYGPMYAASASGAMMMSRYLLSTAFPLFALQMYKALGVGWATSLLGFITVTMAPIPWCFWVFGEKIRRRSKYETST; this is translated from the coding sequence ATGGAGGACTCAGCGCCAGCGTCGTTGTCCTCCAGCCGACGGCGCTCGGAGCCGGAAATGACACAAGTGACGACATTCAACACTgctcgtcatcatgaccGACAACCAGCACAAGAATCAGAACAATCAGATCATTCACAAGCGGACTACAATCAAGATGACCCCTACGGCAACTTCCAAGTCCGTCGCGCCATTCGAACCATGAACGCCGCCTTTGACTGGACAGGCCCCAACGACCCAGACAACCCACGCAATTTCCCATTATCAATCCGCCTATTCagcaccatcgccatcacgGGTCTCGCCTTCGTCGCAACCGTCGCTGGAGCCATGTACGCACCAGCCCAAGAAGACGTATCTGCCAAATTCAACTGCAGCCCGGAGCTGGCTGTTCTCCCTCTGTCCATGTACAACCTAGGCCTTGCATTCGGGCCCATGGTCGGCGCTCCATTATCTGAGACATACGGCCGGAAAGCCGTGTTTCTCGTCACCGGGCCCATCTTTGCTGCCTTCATGACCGGTTCGGGGTTCAGCAACTCCCTGGCCAGTCTTACGGCGTGCCGTTTCTTCGCAGGCATGTTCTCCTCGTCGCTTATCAACAATGCTCCCGCTACAATCATGGATTCTGCCACTGGGAAATTGCGCGGCGTAAGTTTGAGCATTTATTATACACTGCCCTCGTTTGGCGCCGCCTTGGGGCCGCTCATGGGCGGGTTTATCGTTCAGGCtggtggttggcgatggacaCAGTGGACGGCGGTGTTTATGGCTGTGGGATTTTACATACCCGTGTGCTTTACGCCAGAGACGTATAAAAAGGTCATCTTGAGAAGACGTGCTATTCGACTTGGTCTGGATACGTCTTCACAGAGGACTTCGCCTGGTCGCGCGTTTCGGTATTTTGCCACGGTGCTGATTCAACGCCCGTTGCACATGCTCTTCACAGAGCCTATTGTCACGGCAATTAGTTTGTATAATGGCTTCTTGTATGGTTTGCTGTATACATTTGTCATTGCCGTGCCTTGGATCTTCCGCGAATATTATGGATTCGACAAGACGGGCGAGTCGTTGTCGTTCTTGGGCCTCATGATTGGCACACTGCTTGCTTCGACGCCCCTGGTTCTCATCGATCTGAAATACTATCAGAAGCGATTGGCTCAATGGCGGGCTACACATCCCCCAGATGACGATGGTGTGGAGGAGCCTCTGCCTTCAGAACACCGGCTCATCGGCGCCATGATTGGCAGTCTCCTCTTACCAACCAGTTTGTTCATAACCGCATGGACAGCCCAGAATAGAGTGCATTGGATCGTGCCCATCATCTTTCAGGGTTGCGTGATGCTCAGTTCTCTGCTGATTTATGCCAGCGCCACCATGTTCATGCTGGACGCTTATGGGCCGATGTATGCAGCGTCTGCGTCGggggccatgatgatgagtcgTTATCTGCTTAGTACTGCGTTTCCTCTGTTTGCGTTGCAAATGTATAAAGCTCTTGGTGTGGGGTGGGCAACGAGTTTGCTGGGTTTTATTACCGTCACGATGGCGCCAATTCCTTGGTGTTTTTGGGTGTTTGGCGAGAAAATTAGAAGACGGAGCAAGTACGAGACGAG
- a CDS encoding glycoside hydrolase family 79 protein (similar to Colletotrichum gloeosporioides Nara gc5 XP_007278919.1) — MVNLQSLALLALPIGKACAATYHIKTNPNHESGPLESFVSFSIEFSSFVDYAGNLSHPNSFSYNLLKNLGNLMGSMPYVRVGGNTQDYALYNSSLQEAINGTYDPKKSNDYPTTIYIGDSFFESYNTWPGVKFSHGFNLAKGAVSAEGWETLVRTAPLACKALSHNNLDVWEYGNEPNNFPTSAQGPTRPKTWSAKDYTNEWLNGTREITKQIEDHCPKLRGSAFMAPSYDDRVSNLNASQVWGYGLDKRRNIKWYSVHNYIDGATSPGVTLQGTLMNHSRTIRDVDEQVAEYKRIMATKKGYAPLIFGETNSLYFQGKPGLSNSFGAALWGVDFNLYSASAGFKRVHMHQGTDYRYQAFQPVDTNKTSKGTKAPYYGNIGVAAALGDLTRSSVSVSSIPTSSDQETAYAIYEKGQLKRLMAINMHGYNTTKDGAGTDPLPNPPRRVSREFSFVAQSLKGVSVRVQRLMANGSDAITGVTFDGWSYNWELDNGKPVRLHNVTVGEVVRAKDGVVTVKVPDSSAALLHLE; from the exons ATGGTCAATCTCCAGTCCCTCGCGCTCCTCGCGCTACCAATTGGGAAAGCATGCGCAGCTACATACCACATAAAGACAAACCCCAATCATGAGTCTGGTCCTCTGGAGTCATTCGTCAGTTTTTCTATAGAATTCTCTTCGTTTGTAGACTATGCCG GAAACCTAAGCCACCCAAACAGTTTCTCATACAACTTGCTTAAGAACCTCGGAAACCTCATGGGAAGCATGCCCTACGTGCGAGTAGGTGGTAATACACAAGATTACGCATTGTACAACTCATCTCTccaagaagccatcaacggAACCTACGATCCGAAAAAGTCGAACGACTACCCAACAACCATTTACATCGGGGACTCCTTTTTTGAATCGTACAATACCTGGCCGGGCGTCAAATTTTCCCATGGATTCAACCTTGCCAAGGGGGCAGTAAGTGCAGAAGGCTGGGAGACGCTCGTGCGAACGGCACCCTTGGCTTGCAAAGCCCTAAGCCATAATAATCTGGATGTCTGGGAATATGGAAATGAGCCAAACAACTTTCCCACTTCTGCGCAAGGCCCTACACGTCCAAAGACGTGGAGCGCCAAGGACTACACTAATGAATGGTTGAACGGCACGAGAGAAATAACCAAGCAAATCGAAGACCACTGCCCTAAGCTTAGGGGTTCTGCATTCATGGCGCCGTCGTACGACGACCGTGTCAGTAACTTGAATGCTAGCCAGGTCTGGGGCTATGGACTCGATAAACGACGAAATATCAAGTGGTACTCTGTTCACAA TTACATTGACGGAGCGACTTCCCCGGGCGTCACATTACAGGGAACGTTGATGAACCACAGTCGAACAATTCGGGACGTAGACGAGCAGGTCGCAGAATATAAACGaatcatggccaccaagAAGGGGTACGCACCACTAATATTCGGCGAGACCAACTCGTTATATTTCCAAGGTAAACCTGGGCTATCCAACTCATTTGGAGCGGCACTATGGGGCGTGGACTTTAATCTGTATTCCGCATCTGCTGGATTTAAACGTGTACACATGCACCAGGGTACAGATTATCGC TATCAAGCATTCCAGCCCGTCGACACAAACAAGACATCAAAGGGCACAAAAGCCCCTTACTACGGAAACATTGGCGTCGCAGCCGCTCTTGGTGATCTAACCAGGTCATCTGTCAGCGTTTCCTCCATCCCAACATCGTCAGATCAAGAGACGGCGTATGCCATCTACGAAAAAGGGCAGCTGAAACGGCTCATGGCCATCAATATGCATGGATATAATACGACCAAAGATGGAGCTGGCACGGATCCGTTGCCGAATCCTCCAAGGAGAGTGAGTCGTGAGTTTTCGTTTGTAGCGCAGAGTTTGAAAGGTGTGTCCGTTCGCGTGCAGCGTCTTATGGCGAATGGGAGTGATGCCATCACGGGAGTCACATTTGATGGGTGGAGCTATAACTGGGAGTTGGATAATGGTAAGCCCGTTCGGTTGCATAATGTGACTGTTGGGGAGGTTGTGAGGGCAAAGGATGGGGTGGTTACGGTGAAGGTTCCTGATTCGTCTGCAGCGCTTCTTCATCTAGAATGA
- a CDS encoding gamma-glutamyltranspeptidase (similar to Neosartorya fischeri NRRL 181 XP_001261394.1): MFLGRSTLISQLLLATSCLTQLVSSETQFSDHDAPKLGAVASENNICSRIGTRLLEDGGNAVDALVGTVFCVGVTSMYHSGIGGGGFLLLRAPNGTYEFVDFRESAPAAAFENMYKGNDEASIYGGLASGVPGELRGTEYVHKKYGALKWADVIAPAIKLARFGFPVTEDLVKYMDATKPNAFLTEDPAWAMDFAPRGHRVGLGETMTRKRYADTLETIANEGADAFYTGAIAKATIRALKAANGTMTLDDLKNYTVALREPVELKYKGFKLVSTNAPSSGVVALSALNILSGFDNFQDPSRSNLSTHYMDEAMKFAYGQRAKLGDPSFVSGLNQYTKDMLSSKTGAEVRSKISDKKTFNVSYYDPDGLESLETPGTSHIVTADSKGMSVSMTTTVNLLFGSNLMVPETGVIMNNEMNDFSIPGESNSFGYIPSEANYVKPGKRPLSSISPIIAETASGKLFFSIGSAGGSRIITANIQNAIHLLDGNMTVPDALKQPRLHDQLVPSQVSFEYAYNNGTVAYMKSLGYNATWVAPGQSTAQGLRLLPNGTFEAGGEPRQKNSGGFAV; the protein is encoded by the exons ATGTTTCTGGGACGCAGCACATTGATATCACAACTACTTCTGGCGACATCGTGTCTAACACAGCTCGTCAGTTCCGAGACACAATTTTCCGACCATGATGCTCCTAAACTCGGTGCCGTCGCGTCAGAAAATAACATTTGTAGCAGAATTGGAACGCGATTGCTAGAGGATGGCGGCAATGCCGTTGATGCTCTTGTCGGTACCGTGTTTTGTGTTGGCGTGACGAGCATGTACCACAGCGGCATCGGTGGCGGCGGCTTTCTCTTGCTGAGAGCTCCCAATGGAACTTATGAGTTTGTTGACTTTCGAGAATCCGCGCCAGCAGCGGCATTTGAGAACATGTACAAGGGGAATGACGAGGCAAGCATCTACGGCGGTCTCGCAAG CGGAGTACCAGGCGAGCTGAGAGGCACGGAATACGTCCACAAAAAATACGGCGCTTTAAAATGGGCGGATGTTATTGCGCCTGCAATCAAGCTCGCGCGGTTCGGGTTCCCCGTCACCGAAGACCTGGTGAAGTACATGGACGCGACGAAGCCGAACGCCTTCCTCACAGAAGACCCAGCATGGGCGATGGATTTTGCTCCGAGAGGACATCGAGTGGGATTAGGTGAAACGATGACTCGAAAGCGATATGCGGATACTTTGGAAACTATTGCCAACGAAGGCGCCGACGCCTTTTACACGGGTGCCATTGCAAAGGCAACGATTCGGGCATTGAAGGCCGCCAACGGAACCATGACCTTGGATGACCTCAAAAACTACACGGTTGCTCTTCGAGAACCAGTAGAACTCAAGTACAAAGGATTCAAACTTGTCAGCACGAACGCTCCGTCGAGTGGTGTGGTGGCACTCAGTGCGCTGAACATCCTGAGCGGATTCGATAATTTCCAAGACCCAAGCCGATCCAATCTGTCAACTCATTATATGGACGAGGCGATGAAGTTCGCGTACGGCCAACGTGCCAAGCTTGGCGACCCTTCCTTCGTTTCCGGCTTAAACCAGTACACCAAGGATATGCTCTCCTCCAAGACTGGTGCTGAAGTTCGCTCCAAGATTTCCGACAAGAAGACATTCAACGTCTCGTACTATGACCCCGATGGCCTTGAGTCTCTCGAAACACCGGGAACATCGCATATCGTCACGGCAGACTCGAAAGGCATGTCCGTGTCCATGACAACCACAGTCAACCTCCTGTTCGGATCGAATCTCATGGTCCCCGAAACGGGCGTCATTATGAACAACGAAATGAACGACTTCAGTATCCCCGGGGAAAGTAACTCGTTTGGATACATCCCCAGCGAGGCAAACTACGTCAAACCCGGCAAGCGGCCTCTGTCATCAATATCCCCCATTATCGCTGAGACGGCAAGTGGCAAGCTATTCTTCTCGATTGGTTCAGCTGGCGGCAGTCGCATCATCACGGCGAATATCCAGAACGCTATCCACTTGTTGGACGGTAATATGACGGTGCCAGATGCCCTGAAGCAACCGAGACTGCACGATCAGCTTGTGCCCAGCCAGGTTAGCTTTGAATATGCGTACAACAATGGGACAGTGGCGTATATGAAGTCGCTTGGCTACAATGCCACGTGGGTGGCTCCGGGGCAGAGTACCGCACAGGGATTGCGGTTATTGCCTAACGGGACgtttgaagctggtggagaGCCGAGACAGAAGAACTCTGGTGGTTTCGCGGTGTAG
- a CDS encoding formamidase (similar to Aspergillus terreus NIH2624 XP_001214892.1) — protein MPGKIRTAQTVSFDVPAGDQPGLHNRWHPDIPSIGTIKRGETVKIECLDWTGGQIGNNDSADDVRNVDLTKIHYLTGPFDIEGAEPGDLLVVNITDIQPFDHSPWGFTGIFDRKNGGGFLDRHYPRAAKAIWDFDGIYCSSRHIPGVRFAGLIHPGILGCAPSAQVLAEWNRREAELISVCAQSMPDQIVAQPPNETNAHAGKAEESLKAKIAREGARTIPGRPEHGGNVDINNISRGSTTYLPVHVPGAKFSVGDLHFSQGDGEISFCGAIEMAGIITIKFDLIKNGVKERAIPSPVFKPGDVQQLFGPSRYLTFEGFSVDESGKQHFMDATVAYRQACLRAIDYLKQFGYSGEQAYLLLSCAPIKGSIAGIVDVPNACTTLGLPMDVFDFDISVEAERVKRDLGACAVSTE, from the exons ATGCCCGGCAAGATCCGAACCGCGCAGACCGTGTCCTTTGATGTCCCTGCCGGAGACCAGCCCGGCTTACACAACCGATGGCACCCTGACA TCCCCTCCATTGGCACGATAAAACGCGGTGAAACCGTAAAGATTGAGTGTCTAGACTGGACGGGCGGTCAAATCGGAAACAATGACAGCGCCGACGATGTTCGCAACGTCGACCTCACCAAAATCCACTACCTGACTGGTCCATTTGACATTGAAGGCGCCGAGCCAGGCGATCTCctcgtcgtcaacatcactgACATCCAGCCATTTGACCACTCACCCTGGGGCTTCACCGGCATCTTTGACCGCAAAAATGGCGGAGGCTTCCTCGACAGACACTATCCTCGCGCGGCAAAGGCCATTTGGGACTTTGACGGGATATACTGCTCGAGTCGCCATATTCCGGGGGTGCGATTCGCGGGACTTATTCACCCCGGAATTCTTGGCTGTGCGCCTTCTGCACAAGTTTTGGCTGAATGGAACAGACGCGAGGCTGAACTGATTTCCGTCTGCGCGCAGTCCATGCCGGATCAGATTGTTGCCCAGCCGCCAAACGAGACGAATGCCCATGCGGGCAAGGCTGAGGAGAGCCTCAAGGCTAAGATTGCCCGGGAGGGAGCCCGGACAATTCCAGGTAGGCCGGAGCATGGCGGCAATGTGGACATTAACAACATCTCTAGAGGATCTACGACGTATCTTCCGGTTCATGTGCCCGGGGCCAAGTTTTCGGTGGGCGACCTTCACTTTAGCCAAGGAGATGGCGAAATTTCCTTTTGTGGTGCCATTGAAATG GCGGGCATCATTACCATCAAGTTTGACCTCATCAAGAACGGTGTCAAGGAACGGGCAATCCCAAGTCCGGTGTTTAAGCCGGGCGATGTCCAGCAACTCTTTGGACCGTCTCGATACTTGACCTTTGAGGGCTTTTCAGTAGACGAGTCGGGTAAACAGCATTTTATGGACGCCACGGTTGCGTATCGGCAAGCCTGTCTCCGAGCTATCGACTATCTCAAGCAATTTG GCTATTCCGGGGAACAGGCATACTTGTTGCTCTCGTGCGCACCAATCAAAGGCTCCATTGCTGGAATTGTAGATGTGCCCAACGCGTGTACAACTCTGGGTCTTCCGATGGATGTTTTTGATTTTGACATTTCTGTTGAGGCGGAGAGGGTGAAGAGGGATTTGGGGGCTTGTGCTGTGTCGACAGAGTAG
- a CDS encoding polysaccharide lyase family 8 protein (similar to Cordyceps militaris CM01 XP_006666908.1), protein MRTLFGLLALAGSNVFLTGVNAAGQDDELSIISKKRIADLAQFPDPTWFNSISTWLASQKSDGTWSDVNYLSGCAAQRANWPIQVHWNRLITFAAAWSGANPAVPQNWTKSDDLMKAISKGLDYWFSNDYTPADCMGNGGISTGGCPCGTPGLWNQNWYGQAILIPQLCSTTCLLLKDANLTKDQSAGCERIPRRSYDLRDGVYGTGGRMTGANAVLVMQNSASLALYTNNATMLKDAYTRAMSVMTYADATMADGIHRDGTFLQHAGILYNGNYGKDLFNAFIQLNSEAAGTSFAAGPATEDAIATQVRGNEWMIFVDEQTKREHWDFNAIGRFVAFPSQDLQANSDINFNVSKLARAVADFTGANDVSDTIRRLKSNGTEKLVGNKGFWASDYMVHRTKSFILGNKMLSTRSRNTEAVNSANPYGYHLGQGTLFSYVEGNEYKDIMGAWDWNLIPGTTTLLNHPKLSASASANLGKNDFVGVVSDGKVGTAVEDYVDPFDGSISYRKAWFYQDDFVLVTTQDIKKNVSDASVITVLDNRASAHGNIWVDGRNVNADKGKTTKGKTLFYGGNGYLSYDNSFDLTLFEGKRTGNWSEISTSTAGVTTVSIFSAYNTVKGKSSAYAVFPASSRNRLAKELVKPSSSPIIKNGISGAVGSDKLSLVFWPGGSKSIKLSLKEIGWAKSGSVTITSAQPGAYLFSGKCKRGKGMTLLATLSDPTQKATKATFSLKFEGAKAKLAAAAVAAKDGRSGDEVEVKYTVSLPTAGLAGSSISRKMYLEFK, encoded by the exons ATGCGGACTCTCTTTGGACTCCTGGCCTTGGCTGGCTCCAATGTCTTCTTGACTGGTGTCAATGCCGCCGGCCAAGATGACGAGCTgagcatcatctccaagaagcgaATTGCTGACTTGGCTCAGTTTCCTGATCCGACGTGGTTCAATTCCATATCCACGTGGTTGGCTAGCCAGAAGAGCGATGGAACTTGGTCCGATGTCAATTACTTGTCTGGATGTGCAGCTC AACGCGCCAATTGGCCAATTCAAGTCCATTGGAATAGACTCATCacctttgctgctgcttggtctGGCGCCAATCCAGCTGTTCCACAGAACTGGACGAAGAGCGATGACTTGATGAAGGCTATTTCCAAGGGATTGGACTACTGGTTTAGCAATGACTATACTCCTGCCGATTGTATGGGCAACGGCGGAATATC GACTGGAGGATGTCCATGTGGCACGCCAGGCTTGTGGAATCAG AACTGGTACGGCCAGGCTATTCTGATTCCGCAGCTATGCTCAACCACTTGCCTGCTCTTGAAGGATGCAAACTTGACCAAGGACCAGAGCGCAGGATGCGAGCGCATTCCTCGCAGGTCATACGACCTCAGAGATGGAGTTTATGGCACCGGCGGTCGCATGACAGGAGCCAAT GCTGTCTTGGTCATGCAAAACTCGGCCAGTTTGGCATTGTACACCAACAACGCTACCATGCTCAAGGACGCATATACCCGGGCAATGTCAGTCATGACT TACGCCGAcgcaacaatggcagacgGCATCCACAGAGACGGCACGTTCCTGCAGCACGCTGGCATCTTGTACAACGGAAACTACGGCAAAGACTTG TTCAATGCATTCATCCAACTTAACAGTGAAGCCGCCGGCACCTCATTCGCAGCTGGACCAGCTACGGAAGACGCCATCGCCACGCAAGTCAGGGGCAACGAGTGGATGATCTTTGTCGACGAGCAAACAAAACGGGAGCACTGGGACTTT AATGCCATCGGTCGATTCGTCGCATTCCCAAGCCAAGACTTACAAGCCAACTCagacatcaacttcaacgtTTCCAAGCTCGCCCGCGCCGTTGCAGACTTCACTGGCGCAAACGACGTCAGCGACACGATCCGAAGATTGAAATCCAACGGCACTGAGAAACTCGTCGGCAACAAAGGCTTCTGGGCCAGCGATTACATG GTCCACCGAACCAAGTCCTTCATCCTTGGTAACAAGATGCTGTCCACACGATCGCGCAACACCGAGGCCGTCAACTCTGCCAACCCATACGGATACCACCTGGGCCAGGGCACTCTCTTCTCCTACGTCGAGGGCAACGAGTACAAGGACATCATGGGCGCATGGGACTGGAATCTCATCCCCGGAACGACGACCCTCCTGAACCACCCGAAGCTGTCAGCTAGTGCGTCTGCAAATCTTGGAAAGAACGACTTTGTCGGTGTTGTCAGCGACGGCAAGGTTGGAACCGCGGTGGAAGATTACGTTGATCCCTTTGACGGCAGCATCTCTTACCGCAAAGCTTGGTTCTACCAGGATGACTTTGTCCTTGTCACCACACAAGACATCAAGAAGAATGTGTCTGATGCGTCTGTCATCACTGTCCTCGACAACCGTGCCTCTGCCCACGGAAATATCTGGGTCGATGGAAGAAACGTCAATGCCGATAAGGGAAAAACAACCAAGGGCAAGACCCTCTTCTACGGCGGGAATGGCTATCTCTCGTACGACAACTCCTTTGATCTCACTCTCTTTGAGGGCAAGCGCACGGGCAATTGGTCCGAGATCTCGACCTCAACCGCTGGCGTCACCACCGTCTCCATCTTCTCAGCGTACAACACCGTCAAGGGCAAGTCTAGCGCCTACGCGGTATTCCCTGCCTCCAGTCGCAACAGACTTGCCAAGGAGCTGGTGAAGCCGTCGTCCTCCCCCATCATCAAGAACGGCATCAGCGGAGCCGTTGGTTCGGATAAATTGAGTCTAGTCTTCTGGCCTGGCGGCAGCAAGAGCATTAAGCTGAGCCTCAAGGAGATCGGCTGGGCTAAATCAGGTTCCGTGACTATCACGTCTGCCCAGCCAGGTGCTTACCTCTTCTCTGGGAAGTGCAAGCGCGGCAAGGGCATGACTCTGTTGGCTACCTTGTCTGATCCAACCCAGAAGGCTACCAAGGCTACCTTTTCTCTCAAGTTTGAGGGTGCCAAGGCTAAATTGGCGGCTGCGGCCGTGGCGGCCAAGGATGGTAGATCTggcgatgaggttgaggtcaAGTATACTGTCAGTTTGCCGACTGCTGGACTGGCAGGGTCTTCGATATCACGCAAGATGTACTTGGAGTTTAAGTAA
- a CDS encoding MFS multidrug transporter (similar to Coccidioides immitis RS XP_001249074.1), with protein sequence MPQTHFSEDPPQVINQKDLELANERLKQSESNNGLANTGEGSGTAGSGDDASSPIDPTGNGSGLEKMGTYDKYEITEDDCYDELGYTFSNWKKWYILTVIFWVQVSMNFNTSLYSNAIPGISEEFGVSAQAARCGAMIFLVLYAFGCELWAPWSEEFGRWPVLQLSLFLVNIWQLPVALAPNFATILVGRALGGLSSAGGSVTLGMIADMWEADNQQYAVAYVVFSSVGGSVLGPIVGGFTEEYLDWRWSIWIQLILGGFVQLVHFFTVPETRTTIMMNRIAKRRRKETGQNVWGPDELVPFSDRFSAREILVTWVRPFRMFVTEPIVLVLSLLSGFSDALIFMFIQSFALVYGQWHFSTVQIGLTFIPIGIGYLLAWFLFIPAIRRNIKERKAKPNDERAQYESRLWFLLYTAPCLPIGLIGFAWTIQGPPLHWIGSMVFVAIVGIANYAIYMATIDYMICAYGPYSASATGGNGWARDFLAGVLTLPAVPFFENIGASSGKNLEYASTILFCISFVLVVAVYIIYWKGPALRHRSPFAQKLADARQMQINEGRRGSVPYDPDERRGSAASATARPGNERRYSQQHRFFGESRVTPRGTPRGTPSASRRPSMANIAAKKQG encoded by the exons ATGCCTCAAACACATTTTTCAGAGGATCCTCCTCAGGTTATTAACCAGAAGGACCTCGAACTCGCCAATGAGAGACTCAAGCAGTCAGAGTCGAACAATGGTCTCGCCAACACCGGAGAGGGATCCGGCACCGCTGGCTcaggcgatgatgccagTTCACCCATAGATCCTACTGGTAACGGATCCGGGCTCGAGAAGATGGGCACATACGACAAGTATGAAATTACGGAAGACGACTGCTACGATGAGCTGGGCTACACCTTTTCCAACTGGAAGAAGTGGTACATTTTGACCGTCATCTTCTGGGTCCAGGTGTCCATGAACTTCAACACATCTCTGTACTCGAATGCCATCCCTGGCATCTCCGAGGAGTTTGGCGTGAGCGCCCAGGCTGCTCGGTGTGGTGCCATGATTTTCCTGGTGCTCTACGCTTTTGGTTGTGAGCTGTGGGCGCCGTGGTCTGAGGAGTTTGGTCGGTGGCCTGTTCTTCAGCTCTCTCTGTTCCTGGTCAACATCTGGCAACTGCCCGTGGCGTTGGCTCCCAATTTCGCAACCATCTTGGTTGGTCGTGCCTTGGGTGGTCTGTCGTCTGCTGGTGGCTCGGTTACGCTGGGCATGATTGCGGATATGTGGGAGGCGGATAACCAGCAGTATGCTGTTGCTTATGTTGTCTTTTCATCCGTTGGTGGCTCTGTCTTGGGGCCgattgttggtggtttcaCCGAGGAGTATCTCGACTGGAG ATGGTCCATCTGGATCCAGCTCATTCTCGGTGGATTTGTCCAGCTCGTCCACTTCTTCACCGTGCCCGAAACCCGAACTACCATCATGATGAACCGAATTGCCAAGCGACGTAGAAAGGAGACTGGTCAGAATGTCTGGGGTCCTGATGAGCTTGTCCCATTCAGCGACCGCTTCTCTGCCAGGGAAATTCTCGTCACCTGGGTCCGACCTTTCCGCATGTTTGTCACGGAGCCCATCGTCCTGGTATTGTCATTGCTCTCAGGTTTCTCGGACGCTCTGATCTTCATGTTCATTCAGTCGTTCGCGCTTGTATATGGCCAGTGGCACTTCTCCACTGTCCAGATCGGCTTGACATTCATTCCCATTGGTATTGGGTATTTGCTCGCCTGGTTTCTTTTCATCCCCGCCATCCGCCGCAACATCAAAGAGCGCAAGGCCAAGCCCAATGACGAACGTGCTCAGTACGAATCGCGTCTTTGGTTCCTTCTTTACACGGCTCCTTGCCTGCCAATCGGTCTTATTGGCTTCGCCTGGACTATTCAAGGCCCTCCCCTTCACTGGATTGGATCTATGGTTTTTGTCGCCATCGTCGGTATCGCCAACTACGCCATTTACATGGCCACGATCGACTACATGATTTGCGCTTATGGACCGTACTCTGCATCTGCCACCGGAGGTAACGGTTGGGCCAGAGATTTCCTGGCAGGTGTGCTTACTCTCCCAGCTGTTCCATTCTTCGAGAACATTGGTGCCTCCAGCGGGAAGAACCTGGAGTACGCCAGTACTATTCTGTTCTGCATTtcttttgtccttgttgttgctgtctACATCATTTACTGGAAAGGCCCTGCTCTGCGACATCGCTCTCCCTTCGCTCAGAAGCTGGCGGATGCTCGTCAAATGCAAATCAACGAAGGCCGTCGCGGCAGTGTCCCCTACGATCCGGACGAGCGCCGAG gctctgctgcttctgccacTGCTCGACCCGGAAACGAACGTCGGTACAGTCAACAGCACCGATTCTTTGGTGAGAGCCGTGTCACCCCAAGAGGTACACCTCGCGGTACACCTTCTGCATCTCGCCGACCAAGTATGGCAAACATTGCCGCGAAGAAACAAGGGTAA